The genomic stretch TTTGTCACATCTTCACAATAACGGGTGTGTCAGAATGCTCGCAAGATCAGTTAAGATCGGTAGGAGACTAATGCTAACCGATCTAAATTGATCTAAATTGATCTTGATACTTAAATCAATACGCTGTAAAATGCAGAACCTCATAACTCGTCAGTCAGTTAAAAAAATCATTAAGGAAGCTAGAAATAAAGAGAAGTGGACTGTCGATAGTAAAGAGCCACTTCGCAGAGCCAGTAAACTTCTAGATCCTCATTGGAAAGAAAGTGAGGATTATTTCTATCTAGGGGTAACGCAGGAAAGCTGGAAATTCTTTTTATATGGAATGCGTCCGATAAATGCTGATATCTTCAAAGCTTACTGTGAAGTTTTAAAACTCAACTGGGAAGACATTGCTGAACCTAGTGAAATTCAGGAACCAGCGCAACCTGTGGCGATCGCTCAGATCGCACTTCCCCCAGCCCCAAACCTGAATTTTGTGGGACGTGAAGAGGCGATCGCCAACCTTGACACGCTGATCGAGCAAGGAGCAAAAGTCATCGTCATCAAAGCTCCCGGCGGTGTTGGTAAAACGACTTTAGCGCAGGAATATCTCAAGTCTCAGGGTTTTGACTTAGTGGTGGAAGTGCTGATGGCTAAGGAGAAAGAGAATATTACCAGAGTCGAAAGTGCGATCGAGGAATTGCTGAAAAAAGACTTTCAGGAAGAACCAGGGCGGGAGTTTGGAATTACGCTTGGGAGACTGAAGCGGCAACTCCAGATACGCAGAGTTGGGGTATTGATTGATAATTTGGAACCCGCGCTAGATGGACAAGGCAGATTTATTGAACCCCATCGCGGCTACGTTGAATTGTTACGAGTTTTGGCTGATGCGTCGGTACAATCCGTGACGCTGATTACCAGCCGTCAGCCTTTGGCTGAATGTGTGGGTGTCACTAACTATTCGTTACCTAGCCTCAATGAACAAGCATGGCAAGATTTTTTGAGTCGCCGTGATATTGAGATAGACGCAACAACTCTCAGGGAAATGCACAAGGCCTATGGCGGCAATGCTCTAGCTATGAATATCCTCTGCGCTCCCATACAGAGAGATGGAGGTATGCTAGCCTATTGGCAAGAATATAAAGTCGAAGCTGGGTTATTGGTAGAGTTAGCTGTAAAAAACCTGATCGAAGATCAGTTTAATCGTCTTGCTCAAATTTACCCAGATTCCTATAAACTACTCTGCCGTTTGGGATGTTATCGCTATCAGGATGTGCCGACTGTCCCGACTGAGGGATTATTGTGTTTGTTGTGGGATGTGCCAGAAAGACAGAAGCGGCGGGTAATTGAATCTTTGCGAAATCTGTCGTTAGTTGAGTGTCTGAATCGAGAGTATTGGCTGCATCCGGTGATTCGGGAAGAGGCTA from Microcoleus sp. bin38.metabat.b11b12b14.051 encodes the following:
- a CDS encoding tetratricopeptide repeat protein; this encodes MQNLITRQSVKKIIKEARNKEKWTVDSKEPLRRASKLLDPHWKESEDYFYLGVTQESWKFFLYGMRPINADIFKAYCEVLKLNWEDIAEPSEIQEPAQPVAIAQIALPPAPNLNFVGREEAIANLDTLIEQGAKVIVIKAPGGVGKTTLAQEYLKSQGFDLVVEVLMAKEKENITRVESAIEELLKKDFQEEPGREFGITLGRLKRQLQIRRVGVLIDNLEPALDGQGRFIEPHRGYVELLRVLADASVQSVTLITSRQPLAECVGVTNYSLPSLNEQAWQDFLSRRDIEIDATTLREMHKAYGGNALAMNILCAPIQRDGGMLAYWQEYKVEAGLLVELAVKNLIEDQFNRLAQIYPDSYKLLCRLGCYRYQDVPTVPTEGLLCLLWDVPERQKRRVIESLRNLSLVECLNREYWLHPVIREEAISRLREREDWEEANHKAAEFWTESVKIVETIKYGLTAFEAYYHYLVFHNFDGAADVIVKRRQTKFDRSEPLGIAFYRLGLLQQMKLAIIQIITKVTPGYVLSVLHNILGDIYWLTGDIKNSIESHERSRIIASDFKLLNLEIVSFFNIGLCQIDLLEIEKGIALFDKVISMAENTDCHRYAVESYYCLAFLKSCLNLKYESLEFANKSSVPANSSVWALGYRLLFLGQTYKNLKDFDKSFEMYQEAIQFAEELQYTQVRAKALTGLAELYRGQEDFTTALSHHLESIALLDQIGAKCDLAEAYYQLGLTYQKMGVIDQSQENFDKAIELFRQMEAPKQVEKVRRAIGFEGDAVGS